One Euzebyales bacterium genomic window carries:
- a CDS encoding class I SAM-dependent methyltransferase: MPDHEALPDHRPVTDKDAALVQRMFDRVAPRYDLANAVLSAGFDRHWRDVTVAAIDPRPGMVVLDVAGGTGALAAPLAARGAHVVVADLSPEMVRVGRGRVAGVGWTVADALRLPFADASVDAATIAFGLRNLNDTRAGLAELRRIVRPGGQLAVLEFSRPTNRAFAHVYHRYLLGVLPRLAQVLTSDPGAYGYLARSIMAWPDQRALAAAITDAGWGAVRWKNLTGGVVALHHAVRPA, translated from the coding sequence GATCACGAGGCGCTGCCCGACCACCGGCCGGTCACGGACAAGGACGCCGCGCTGGTGCAGCGGATGTTCGACCGCGTGGCGCCGCGCTACGACCTGGCGAACGCGGTCCTCTCGGCGGGGTTCGACCGGCACTGGCGCGACGTGACCGTCGCCGCGATCGACCCCCGCCCCGGCATGGTCGTCCTCGACGTCGCCGGCGGCACGGGGGCGCTGGCGGCCCCCCTGGCCGCGCGTGGCGCGCACGTCGTCGTGGCCGACCTCAGCCCCGAGATGGTCCGCGTGGGCAGGGGCCGGGTGGCCGGCGTCGGGTGGACCGTCGCGGATGCCCTGCGGCTGCCGTTCGCCGACGCGAGCGTCGACGCGGCGACGATCGCCTTCGGCCTGCGCAACCTCAACGACACGCGTGCCGGCCTCGCCGAGTTGCGCCGCATCGTGCGTCCCGGCGGCCAGCTGGCGGTGCTCGAGTTCAGCCGTCCCACCAACCGTGCGTTCGCGCACGTCTACCACCGCTATCTGCTGGGCGTTCTGCCGCGTCTGGCGCAGGTGCTGACCAGCGATCCCGGTGCCTACGGATATCTGGCCCGCAGCATCATGGCGTGGCCCGACCAGCGCGCGCTCGCCGCGGCGATCACCGACGCCGGGTGGGGTGCGGTGCGCTGGAAGAACCTGACCGGCGGCGTCGTCGCACTGCACCATGCCGTGCGACCGGCCTGA